Proteins found in one Crassostrea angulata isolate pt1a10 chromosome 3, ASM2561291v2, whole genome shotgun sequence genomic segment:
- the LOC128178471 gene encoding uncharacterized protein LOC128178471, with the protein MVLLARSWVVPVVTFLVLSEIRVSSAALECMSCRNSPSIAECRRTTIKCTDDQECFLEKLTTTQLAIAYTAGCRNKSVCNIMAALGSLRAGRKRSNLLNCAYCCGTEMDDSGPCNVHLCS; encoded by the exons ATGGTTTTATTGGCTAGGTCTTGGG TAGTCCCGGTTGTGACGTTCCTCGTATTATCAG AAATCCGAGTTTCGTCTGCGGCCCTCGAATGCATGAGTTGTCGCAATTCTCCGTCAATAGCGGAATGTAGAAGGACCACCATTAAATGTACAGACGATCAG GAATGTTTCTTGGAAAAACTCACAACAACTCAATTGGCTATAGCCTACACAGCTGGTTGTCGGAACAAATCg GTTTGTAACATCATGGCTGCTCTTGGTTCTCTGAGAGCCGGAAGGAAACGTTCGAATCTCCTAAACTGTGCATACTGCTGCGGGACAGAAATGGACGATTCCGGACCGTGCAATGTACACCTGTGTTCATAA
- the LOC128178872 gene encoding uncharacterized protein LOC128178872 has translation MAEETTNSNAVMESSYSSAVGGVRTSTSSTGLEEQFPLHRANKNFNVSVSSEYLFRELTSLVPVSLDSDDEESSAHNEEEIVNSFKVTSKDKDTLLPSPKRYGLHGNKYKLSRFFGNIFSKKNSSLAKENPDILNCRKELAKDLPREHNDFRSEGESSTDKDFLFASEGKQKKSSAKRSSAIIFSCFRKL, from the exons ATGGCTGAGGAGACAACAAACAGTAATGCAGTGATGGAGAGTTCTTATTCTTCCGCTGTTGGCGGTGTCCGTACCTCAACTAGTTCTACAGGACTG GAAGAGCAGTTTCCACTTCACCGGGCAAACAAGAATTTCAACGTTAGTGTTTCCTCGGAATACCTCTTTCGTGAACTGACGTCACTAGTACCGGTGTCGTTGGATAGCGATGATGAAGAATCTTCTGCTCACAATGAAGAAGAGATTGTAAACTCCTTTAAAGTAACATCGAAAGACAAGGACACTCTCTTGCCCAGTCCAAAAa GGTATGGTCTCCATGGTAATAAGTACAAGTTGAGCCGTTTCTTTGGAAATATTTTCTCCAAAAAG AACAGTTCTTTGGCAAAAGAAAATCCAG ATATTCTGAACTGTCGTAAGGAATTGGCAAAAGACTTGCCTCGAGAACACAACGATTTTAGGAGCGAGGGGGAGAGTTCCACCGATAAGGACTTCCTTTTTGCCAGCGAAGGCAAGCAGAAAAAATCGTCTGCTAAGCGATCGTCTGCCATCATCTTTTCCTGCTTTAGAAAGCTTTGA